The following are encoded together in the Bacillus sp. V2I10 genome:
- a CDS encoding Type 1 glutamine amidotransferase-like domain-containing protein translates to MAKIILTTNGFSSENIKKKFLEQIDIDKKEIRIAIITTASHHKENNKYAKKAKVDLTNLGFQKIEFCDVEHDNLDYLSSSNIIYLSGGNPFYLLHHLRKSGADNKLKDLSKRNTVFVGVSAGAMVLGPDIGVANFFTPEMNSIKLNNFNALKITKTAIFPHYDREELFIEKNGKSIEERLFKYENDNKSTVVRLRDADFIVENS, encoded by the coding sequence TTGGCCAAAATTATCTTAACGACAAATGGTTTTTCCTCTGAGAACATAAAAAAGAAATTTCTTGAACAGATTGATATCGATAAAAAAGAAATAAGAATAGCTATTATTACTACTGCTTCTCATCATAAGGAAAATAACAAATATGCAAAGAAAGCCAAAGTTGATCTGACTAACTTGGGTTTTCAGAAAATAGAATTTTGTGATGTAGAGCACGATAATTTAGATTATCTTAGTAGTTCAAATATTATCTATCTCTCAGGTGGCAATCCTTTTTATTTGTTGCATCACCTACGAAAAAGTGGAGCTGATAATAAATTAAAGGACTTATCAAAACGAAACACGGTGTTTGTTGGAGTTAGTGCAGGAGCAATGGTACTAGGTCCGGATATCGGAGTGGCAAATTTTTTCACTCCAGAAATGAATTCCATAAAATTAAACAATTTCAATGCATTAAAGATAACTAAAACAGCAATATTTCCACACTATGATAGGGAAGAGTTATTTATTGAGAAAAACGGAAAATCAATAGAAGAAAGATTGTTCAAATATGAAAATGATAATAAAAGTACCGTAGTTAGATTACGAGATGCAGATTTTATAGTTGAAAATAGTTAA
- a CDS encoding IS110 family transposase: protein MNYNQNEKIAQITSQTLIVGVDIAKYKHVARAQDFRGLEFGTPCHFENTKDHFELFLGWIKHLMEQNGMEQAIIGMEPTGHYWLNLAHFLKEEEIKFVVVNPMHVKKSKELDDNSPTKNDVKDAKVIAQLVKDGRYAEPNIPQGVYAELRVARKIRDLLFVDLQAVQGQIHNWLDRYFPEFLTVFKDWEGKAALQLLKLNVLPHELEIVSEQEILIHLRKAVKRAVGLSKIQELKRVAKDSIGIREGSRMAKLELRTLLDKYELINEKFEELESDIDGLLERIPGVQQMLAITGIGKDTVAGFFSEVGNLSYYSHPRQIIKLAGLSLKENTSGKHKGHTKITKRGRKTLRALLFRVAMPLVAKNTAFKALHEYFTTRKNNPLKKMQSLIAICNKLIRILFTIGTKQCEFSEDRMLKDIPHMAPLLKAA from the coding sequence ATGAATTATAACCAAAATGAAAAGATTGCTCAAATAACTTCTCAAACACTAATTGTAGGTGTAGATATTGCGAAGTACAAGCATGTAGCTCGTGCTCAAGATTTTAGAGGACTAGAGTTTGGAACACCTTGTCACTTTGAGAACACCAAAGATCATTTTGAACTCTTTTTAGGCTGGATAAAACATTTGATGGAACAGAACGGCATGGAACAGGCGATAATAGGAATGGAGCCGACAGGTCATTATTGGCTCAACCTCGCTCATTTTCTGAAAGAAGAGGAGATAAAGTTTGTAGTTGTAAATCCTATGCATGTGAAGAAATCTAAAGAATTAGATGATAATTCTCCAACCAAAAATGATGTGAAGGACGCTAAAGTCATTGCACAACTAGTCAAAGATGGGAGATATGCCGAACCTAATATTCCACAAGGAGTTTATGCAGAACTTCGTGTGGCAAGGAAAATACGCGATCTCTTATTTGTTGACTTACAAGCTGTGCAGGGGCAAATTCATAACTGGTTAGATCGATATTTTCCTGAATTCCTTACAGTGTTTAAGGATTGGGAAGGAAAAGCAGCATTACAATTATTAAAGTTAAACGTATTACCACATGAGTTAGAGATAGTCTCGGAACAAGAGATCCTAATTCACCTCAGAAAGGCTGTAAAACGTGCGGTTGGACTCAGTAAAATTCAAGAACTTAAACGGGTAGCCAAAGACTCTATCGGTATTCGTGAAGGTTCAAGGATGGCTAAATTAGAGCTTCGCACTTTACTAGACAAGTATGAGTTAATAAATGAAAAGTTCGAAGAACTAGAATCTGATATTGATGGACTCCTTGAACGGATACCAGGTGTTCAACAAATGTTGGCCATCACAGGAATCGGCAAGGACACTGTAGCTGGCTTCTTTTCTGAAGTAGGGAATTTAAGTTACTATTCTCACCCTCGACAAATCATCAAGTTAGCTGGGTTGAGTTTAAAGGAGAACACCTCTGGAAAGCACAAAGGGCATACGAAGATTACAAAGAGAGGTAGGAAGACACTAAGGGCTCTCCTCTTCCGAGTAGCGATGCCTTTGGTAGCTAAGAACACTGCTTTTAAAGCTTTACATGAGTATTTTACAACACGTAAAAATAATCCTCTAAAGAAAATGCAGTCTCTTATAGCGATATGTAATAAGCTGATACGTATTCTTTTTACGATTGGTACAAAACAATGTGAATTTAGTGAAGATAGAATGTTGAAGGATATTCCTCATATGGCTCCTTTACTGAAAGCAGCTTAG
- a CDS encoding VOC family protein, with translation MISKVGQIMLYVNNQDEAVNFWTKKVGFSVISDEDNGQGMRWIEMAPTKDTETSIILHNKEFVAKMSPGLNLGTPSLMFFSENFDELYTDLSNKNIKVGEIVNMPSGRVFNFADNEENYFAVMEKK, from the coding sequence ATGATTAGTAAAGTCGGTCAAATTATGTTGTATGTAAATAACCAAGATGAGGCAGTGAATTTTTGGACAAAAAAAGTAGGGTTTAGCGTAATTTCTGATGAAGATAACGGTCAAGGAATGAGATGGATTGAAATGGCTCCAACAAAGGACACAGAAACAAGCATCATTCTGCACAATAAGGAATTCGTTGCTAAAATGTCACCTGGATTAAATCTTGGTACACCTTCGTTAATGTTTTTCTCGGAAAACTTTGATGAATTATATACCGATTTATCCAATAAAAATATCAAAGTCGGTGAAATTGTAAATATGCCTTCTGGTAGGGTATTTAACTTTGCCGATAATGAAGAAAATTACTTTGCAGTCATGGAAAAAAAGTAA
- a CDS encoding Ger(x)C family spore germination protein, which translates to MMKFLKILYVLLLIVGCSRNKIVEDLKIIESLGYDLEDDKIKGSASFHVHYDVPAGAPVKLLTAESETANGIFTTFTQQVPHPIAIGKTRTILMGEPFAKKGIKDLIGTLVRNPIMENNAKMAISKVDAAEVLNLSMRFPPFYLSDVIEQNITYGNTPQTNIDTVLNQYYGAGQDVYLPVLTIYESEKIMVDGLGIFKGDKLMMLLQDREAFLFKIIKDKNISGTYEFISQQKEKIFLKIMYGKRKVSIKNTHQKPQVKIKLDLFAHIEDYPRSLDLSKKKDVDKLSTKIEKELRTKIERLLEEFKEEQVDPVGFGDLVRSEKRDWTQDSFNDQYPNLEFEIETKVNFLQTGVEG; encoded by the coding sequence ATGATGAAATTTTTAAAAATCCTATATGTCCTGTTGTTAATAGTAGGATGCTCTAGGAATAAAATAGTCGAGGATTTAAAAATAATTGAATCATTAGGCTATGATCTTGAAGATGATAAAATAAAAGGGAGCGCCTCTTTCCATGTTCATTATGATGTACCAGCAGGGGCACCAGTAAAGCTTCTTACAGCAGAATCCGAAACTGCAAATGGAATATTTACGACGTTTACGCAACAAGTACCACACCCTATTGCAATTGGAAAAACAAGAACAATATTAATGGGTGAACCTTTTGCAAAAAAAGGCATTAAAGATTTAATTGGTACTCTTGTCAGAAATCCAATCATGGAAAACAATGCAAAAATGGCAATATCAAAGGTGGATGCTGCTGAAGTCCTTAATCTTTCTATGAGATTTCCACCCTTTTATCTCTCTGATGTAATTGAACAAAATATAACATACGGGAATACGCCACAAACGAACATTGATACAGTATTAAATCAATACTATGGTGCTGGGCAAGATGTTTACTTGCCGGTCTTAACCATTTATGAATCTGAGAAGATAATGGTTGATGGTTTAGGAATTTTTAAGGGTGACAAATTGATGATGCTCCTTCAGGATAGGGAAGCGTTCCTCTTTAAGATCATTAAAGACAAAAATATTAGTGGTACTTATGAATTCATCAGCCAACAGAAAGAGAAAATCTTTCTAAAAATTATGTATGGAAAACGAAAAGTCTCCATTAAAAATACTCATCAAAAGCCACAGGTGAAAATTAAACTTGATTTGTTTGCTCATATTGAAGATTACCCAAGATCTCTTGATCTTTCTAAAAAGAAAGATGTAGATAAATTATCCACAAAGATTGAAAAAGAATTACGCACAAAAATTGAAAGGTTATTGGAAGAGTTTAAAGAGGAACAAGTAGATCCTGTGGGATTTGGAGATTTAGTTAGAAGTGAAAAACGGGATTGGACGCAAGATAGCTTTAATGATCAATACCCAAATTTAGAATTTGAAATTGAAACGAAGGTGAACTTTCTACAGACGGGAGTGGAAGGATAG
- a CDS encoding DUF3231 family protein: MNVNELGFLWYLQSSSNMINLLLKYLSETSEDTDLRNILNEIYEISTYQEQEATQLLSEEGYKDTPFFMEDDIYSSTTKLFSDQLIIEILKHITSNGLRALAVQYVELTDYKVKNFYKKLLNDVIQLDFSLLKLLNDKDLLQNNSFSYKKADERDGKLFKVASTQQRPLNAVELANMFSSLQCNNVGVALCIGFSEVVEDMDTKKFILEGKKLAFYQSASLSDIYRENGIPTTTGLEAHVNKVKESPFSDKLMANLIMFLNPVSISNLQNAVVSSYKKDHIDSLKELIKMVEDYSEKGLKLLIRKNWFNEPPVSNWSHK, translated from the coding sequence ATGAACGTAAATGAATTAGGATTCCTTTGGTACTTACAATCAAGTTCAAACATGATCAATTTATTATTAAAATATCTTAGTGAAACTTCTGAGGATACTGATTTAAGGAATATTTTAAATGAAATATATGAAATCTCTACATATCAAGAACAAGAGGCTACTCAATTATTGTCTGAGGAAGGTTATAAAGATACACCGTTCTTCATGGAAGATGATATATATAGTTCAACAACAAAGCTATTTTCAGACCAATTAATTATAGAAATCTTAAAGCATATAACGAGTAATGGATTGCGAGCGCTTGCTGTTCAATATGTTGAATTAACAGATTATAAAGTAAAAAATTTTTATAAAAAACTACTCAATGATGTAATTCAATTAGATTTTTCTTTATTAAAATTGCTTAATGATAAAGATTTATTACAAAATAATTCCTTCTCTTATAAAAAAGCAGATGAAAGGGATGGGAAACTATTCAAAGTTGCATCAACTCAGCAACGGCCACTTAATGCGGTAGAATTGGCAAATATGTTCAGTTCCCTTCAATGTAACAATGTTGGAGTTGCTCTTTGTATCGGTTTTTCTGAAGTCGTAGAGGATATGGACACAAAGAAATTTATACTAGAAGGGAAAAAGTTAGCATTTTATCAATCAGCCTCTTTATCCGATATCTATAGAGAAAATGGAATTCCAACTACAACTGGACTAGAGGCTCACGTTAATAAAGTAAAGGAATCACCTTTTTCAGATAAATTAATGGCAAACTTAATAATGTTCCTAAATCCAGTAAGTATAAGCAATCTACAAAATGCAGTGGTATCCAGTTATAAAAAGGATCATATAGATTCTTTAAAGGAACTAATCAAAATGGTTGAAGACTACTCAGAGAAAGGGCTGAAGTTATTAATAAGGAAAAATTGGTTTAATGAACCACCTGTGTCTAATTGGTCACATAAATAG
- a CDS encoding TetR/AcrR family transcriptional regulator, which yields MARKKQNSEYGSLDQSKIIQTAIDLINKDGLKKLSMRNVANALNTSAASLYWHIENKYELLQLLSEQISKNISFPDSSKEWYEQLIELGNEFRQALLSIRDSVEIMTETVPMTPDRLQLIENIYRILINAGFRSEDVPATASLFNNYVLSFVRDEMIQVQIAKIQGLEVNEAFEQARNMFQSLPVNKYPSLVELADYSVSINSDKQFEFGLQVLLDGLNKRLQQ from the coding sequence ATGGCTAGAAAAAAACAAAATTCAGAATATGGATCGCTGGATCAAAGTAAAATTATTCAAACAGCGATCGACTTGATTAATAAAGATGGCTTAAAAAAACTGTCTATGAGAAATGTGGCGAACGCCCTTAATACAAGTGCTGCATCTCTATATTGGCACATCGAAAATAAATATGAATTATTACAGTTATTATCTGAGCAGATCTCTAAAAATATCTCATTTCCTGATTCGTCTAAAGAATGGTATGAGCAGCTCATTGAACTTGGGAATGAGTTTCGACAAGCATTGTTGTCTATTCGGGATTCAGTAGAAATAATGACCGAAACAGTACCAATGACTCCTGATCGACTTCAATTAATTGAGAATATATACCGAATTCTTATTAATGCTGGTTTTAGGTCAGAGGATGTTCCAGCTACGGCTAGTTTATTTAATAATTATGTTCTTTCATTTGTAAGAGATGAAATGATACAGGTTCAAATAGCTAAAATCCAAGGATTAGAGGTTAATGAAGCTTTTGAACAGGCAAGAAATATGTTTCAGTCTTTACCTGTTAATAAATATCCGTCTTTAGTTGAACTTGCTGATTATTCAGTATCCATAAATAGTGACAAACAATTTGAATTTGGTCTTCAAGTTTTATTAGATGGACTTAATAAACGATTACAGCAATAG
- a CDS encoding SRPBCC domain-containing protein, with amino-acid sequence MSNNTMISRVENDRVLVLERIFDAPRDLVFNMFKDPEHLKRWWGPRGWELPVCNVDFRSGGVWHYCMKCVDQNQGEFFGMESWGKGVYKEIIEPEKIIYVDFFSDAEGNTNDAMPSSDVTLEFIDLGGGKTKLMNRAEYASAETLKTVIDMGMMQGITETWDRLEEVLQHLK; translated from the coding sequence ATGTCCAACAACACTATGATTTCAAGGGTGGAGAACGATCGGGTACTTGTGCTGGAGCGGATTTTCGATGCGCCGCGCGACCTCGTGTTCAATATGTTTAAAGACCCCGAGCATCTCAAACGCTGGTGGGGGCCCAGAGGCTGGGAGCTTCCTGTATGCAACGTGGATTTCCGGTCGGGCGGCGTTTGGCACTACTGCATGAAGTGCGTCGATCAAAACCAAGGTGAATTTTTCGGTATGGAATCTTGGGGAAAAGGGGTTTATAAGGAGATTATCGAGCCTGAGAAGATCATCTACGTCGATTTCTTCTCGGATGCCGAAGGCAATACGAATGATGCCATGCCATCGTCTGATGTTACATTGGAATTCATCGATTTGGGCGGCGGCAAGACGAAGCTGATGAACCGTGCTGAATATGCGTCGGCGGAGACCCTCAAGACCGTCATTGACATGGGCATGATGCAAGGAATCACCGAAACTTGGGACCGCCTGGAAGAAGTTCTTCAGCACCTGAAGTAA
- a CDS encoding class I SAM-dependent methyltransferase, whose protein sequence is MKTTGNFTDKADIYAKYRPSYPNEYIDYLFSENQLKEDRIVADIGSGTGIFSRQLLERGLNVFGVEPNDDMRKMAEQSLKLYSRFKSIKATAENTTLKGKSVDLVTVAQAFHWFDKEAFKIECQRILKQKANVALIWNSRDLTSPLIKENEEICQKTCPKFKGFSGGMEETPEVFNSFFKDGKYEFKKYQNDLLFDYEGFLGRNLSASYAPKKNDEEYERFVFLLSELFEKYSKNGKIVLQNITRSYLGNV, encoded by the coding sequence GTGAAAACAACAGGAAATTTTACCGACAAGGCCGATATATATGCGAAATATCGCCCCAGTTACCCTAATGAATATATTGATTATTTGTTTTCAGAGAACCAACTGAAAGAGGATCGGATTGTGGCCGATATTGGTTCAGGTACGGGGATATTTAGCCGCCAGCTGCTTGAAAGAGGTCTAAATGTTTTTGGAGTAGAGCCAAATGATGACATGAGAAAGATGGCTGAGCAATCGTTAAAACTATATTCTCGTTTTAAATCAATAAAGGCAACTGCTGAAAATACCACTTTAAAAGGGAAAAGTGTAGATTTAGTAACCGTTGCCCAGGCATTTCATTGGTTTGATAAAGAAGCATTCAAAATCGAATGTCAACGGATTTTGAAACAAAAGGCAAATGTCGCTCTTATTTGGAATAGCAGAGATTTAACTAGCCCGCTTATTAAAGAGAACGAAGAAATTTGCCAAAAGACCTGTCCAAAATTTAAGGGATTTAGCGGTGGAATGGAGGAAACTCCAGAAGTATTTAACAGCTTTTTTAAGGATGGAAAGTATGAGTTTAAAAAGTATCAAAATGATTTGCTATTTGATTATGAAGGATTTTTAGGAAGGAACTTATCAGCGTCCTATGCTCCTAAAAAAAATGACGAAGAGTATGAACGTTTTGTTTTTCTCCTGTCAGAGTTATTCGAAAAATACAGTAAGAATGGAAAAATTGTTCTCCAAAACATAACGCGAAGCTATCTAGGCAATGTCTAA
- a CDS encoding DUF2269 family protein, giving the protein MKGNNKKNKLNQRNWLLIFHLISTVLFVGGSFTQWILLISALTTNTPDVLKVSHHLMHIVDLSLIIPGLLGVIITGIFLSLKTHWGFFKHYWIITKEIITLITIGIGSILNIWVQGSIKITTEKGLNALDDPIYLHDRNMLIISAAIQTSLLVFVIVISVLKPWGKRKGKTNSVNS; this is encoded by the coding sequence TTGAAAGGGAATAATAAGAAAAACAAATTAAATCAAAGAAATTGGTTACTAATTTTTCATTTAATTTCAACCGTTCTATTTGTTGGAGGCAGCTTTACTCAATGGATTCTTTTGATTTCAGCTTTAACAACAAATACGCCTGATGTTTTAAAGGTTTCTCATCATCTAATGCATATTGTGGACCTATCATTGATAATACCTGGTCTTTTAGGAGTCATTATTACTGGTATATTCCTGTCTCTCAAGACACACTGGGGATTTTTTAAACATTACTGGATTATTACTAAAGAAATCATAACTTTAATTACTATAGGGATAGGTAGTATTTTAAATATCTGGGTTCAAGGTTCAATTAAAATTACTACTGAAAAAGGATTAAATGCGCTGGATGATCCAATATATCTTCATGACCGAAATATGCTAATAATCAGTGCCGCCATTCAGACCTCATTATTGGTTTTTGTCATTGTTATTTCTGTTTTGAAGCCATGGGGTAAACGGAAGGGAAAAACAAATTCGGTAAACTCATAA
- a CDS encoding VOC family protein produces MSKGLLHHIEIYVSNLKRSIDFWSWFLEELGYTPYQVWESGQSADSRQQVDEITEKLKDTGVNILYPNAHPFAGGNEHYAVYFEDPDRIKVEFVAP; encoded by the coding sequence TTGTCTAAAGGATTACTTCATCACATTGAAATCTATGTATCTAATCTCAAAAGGTCAATTGATTTTTGGAGCTGGTTTCTTGAAGAATTAGGATACACTCCTTACCAGGTATGGGAAAGTGGTCAAAGTGCTGATTCACGTCAACAAGTTGATGAGATTACGGAAAAATTAAAAGATACAGGTGTTAATATTCTTTATCCAAATGCTCACCCATTTGCTGGTGGAAATGAGCATTATGCAGTTTATTTTGAAGACCCAGACAGAATAAAAGTTGAGTTTGTAGCACCTTAG
- a CDS encoding DoxX family protein — MENLLTSVEDRKLIRNDQTNEGNKVSLKKITIGYWFFTGLLIALMLLGSIPDIMSAPEAVALFKHLGYPAYLLPFIGVAKLLGVIAILMPGFPRIKEWAYAGFVIDLTGAMYSIIAVGDPWVFFIIGYILITGSYVFYHKKRNAVLLSHSK, encoded by the coding sequence ATGGAAAACCTTTTGACGTCTGTAGAAGATCGGAAACTCATTAGGAATGACCAAACCAATGAAGGAAATAAGGTATCTCTGAAGAAAATTACAATAGGATACTGGTTTTTTACGGGGCTGTTGATAGCATTAATGCTTTTAGGTTCTATTCCTGATATAATGTCTGCCCCTGAAGCAGTTGCTTTATTCAAACATTTAGGGTACCCTGCATACCTTCTTCCCTTTATTGGCGTTGCCAAACTGTTAGGTGTAATAGCGATTCTGATGCCTGGCTTTCCGCGAATTAAGGAATGGGCTTATGCCGGATTTGTCATCGATTTGACGGGTGCCATGTACTCAATTATAGCAGTGGGTGATCCTTGGGTATTTTTCATTATTGGGTACATTTTGATTACAGGGTCCTATGTTTTTTACCATAAAAAACGAAATGCCGTTTTATTAAGTCATTCGAAATAA
- a CDS encoding GerAB/ArcD/ProY family transporter, translating to MEQNNKENYLVSTFFVFFLIHSSQTGIGLLSFQNTIIENAGHDSWISVIIAGLSLHIILWMILKMVSNPTKDLLKIHQISFGEKIGNFLSVIVIGYFLLLALTVFRTYIEAIQVWVFPMIKTWELSLGLACLIIYIITGGFRTLTGISFLGVVLPSILLLTLYFPLQYANFRNLMPVFNHSILEIAQSSKASSLIFIGFESLLIYFPFIKHPSKSAKWAHGALAFTTFIYLLVTLITFVYFSQGRLKHTLWPTLAMIKIVEIPFIMRIEFIFIFTWLLVILPTVCIPIWCCTRILKKITKIKPRKSLYTIMLFILLCSIFIDDRLKVDALGKFTSEVGFYFIYSYIPLLFIIYSLRKSKFKSSEY from the coding sequence GTGGAGCAAAATAATAAAGAAAACTATTTAGTTTCTACTTTTTTTGTTTTCTTTTTGATTCACTCCTCTCAAACAGGAATTGGTCTTCTGAGCTTTCAGAATACGATTATTGAAAATGCTGGACATGATTCATGGATCTCAGTTATTATCGCTGGTCTAAGCCTTCATATTATATTATGGATGATACTAAAAATGGTTAGTAACCCTACCAAAGACTTGTTAAAAATCCATCAAATTTCGTTTGGTGAAAAAATCGGGAATTTTTTATCGGTTATTGTAATTGGATACTTTTTACTTTTGGCTCTTACCGTTTTTCGTACTTATATAGAAGCTATACAGGTATGGGTATTCCCAATGATCAAAACTTGGGAGCTTAGCCTAGGGTTAGCATGTCTAATCATTTATATCATTACCGGAGGATTCCGAACATTGACGGGAATAAGCTTCCTAGGAGTGGTTCTACCTTCTATTCTTCTGTTAACGTTATATTTTCCTTTACAATATGCTAATTTTAGAAACCTAATGCCGGTTTTTAACCATTCAATTCTGGAAATAGCTCAATCCTCTAAAGCATCTTCCCTTATATTTATTGGGTTTGAGTCCTTGTTGATTTACTTCCCATTTATTAAGCACCCTTCTAAATCTGCAAAATGGGCACATGGAGCATTAGCATTTACAACTTTCATATATCTATTAGTTACATTAATAACCTTCGTTTATTTTAGCCAAGGTCGACTTAAGCATACATTATGGCCGACATTAGCCATGATTAAGATTGTTGAAATTCCTTTTATCATGCGAATTGAATTTATTTTTATCTTTACTTGGCTTTTGGTTATACTTCCAACCGTCTGTATTCCAATCTGGTGTTGTACGAGGATATTAAAGAAAATAACGAAAATTAAACCAAGGAAATCATTATATACGATTATGCTATTCATATTACTTTGTAGCATCTTTATTGATGACCGTCTGAAAGTAGATGCACTAGGGAAATTCACCTCAGAGGTAGGTTTCTATTTTATATATAGCTACATTCCACTTTTATTTATCATTTATTCCCTACGTAAAAGCAAATTTAAAAGCTCTGAGTATTAA
- a CDS encoding lipoprotein has translation MKRIFLTALLLLILTGCSNKFINLTGESKNWTGKYSANIDGNDEDGSYEFHFKNGDGNTQFQLLEVIINDGSTTKSEENFKGATINITSNCKGCYVTKKDEKQKVTIIWDDKNEETFYLKDSKAE, from the coding sequence ATGAAAAGAATATTTCTTACAGCTTTATTATTGTTGATTTTGACTGGATGCAGCAATAAATTTATAAACCTTACCGGAGAAAGTAAGAATTGGACTGGAAAATACTCAGCGAATATCGATGGTAATGATGAGGACGGTAGTTACGAGTTTCATTTTAAGAATGGAGATGGCAACACTCAATTTCAGTTGCTTGAAGTAATAATAAACGATGGAAGTACAACAAAGTCAGAAGAAAATTTCAAAGGTGCTACAATTAATATTACATCTAATTGCAAAGGATGTTATGTAACGAAAAAAGATGAAAAACAGAAGGTTACTATTATATGGGACGATAAAAATGAGGAAACATTCTATTTAAAAGACAGTAAAGCTGAGTAG
- a CDS encoding helix-turn-helix transcriptional regulator: MKTTLNALAEPNRLHIVELLRDGPLTVGEIADRLGLNQPQASKHLRVLSNAGIVEVNAIANRRIYKLRAEPFKELDSWLESYRNIWNERFDRLDDYLQDLQRKD; encoded by the coding sequence ATGAAAACAACTTTGAATGCTCTTGCTGAGCCCAACCGGCTACACATTGTCGAACTCTTGCGTGACGGCCCTCTCACTGTAGGGGAAATTGCTGACCGGCTTGGGCTAAACCAGCCTCAAGCTTCCAAACATCTTCGTGTACTTAGTAATGCAGGAATCGTCGAGGTAAATGCAATCGCCAATCGACGGATCTACAAGCTGAGGGCCGAGCCGTTCAAAGAGCTTGATTCTTGGTTAGAGTCCTACCGCAACATTTGGAACGAGAGATTTGACCGCCTTGACGATTACCTGCAGGACCTACAAAGAAAGGATTGA
- a CDS encoding NAD(P)H-dependent oxidoreductase: MIGTESKKQEILKAYQFRHACKAFDTNKKVSDEDFHFILETGRLSPSSFGFEPWKFVVIQDAALREKLKPVSGGAQGQLPTASHFVVILARRKEGLRHDSVHVIKMMKDIHHMPEEVVQGLSGFYKFFVERELEDNDRLIFEWASKQTYIALGNMMTAAAQIGIDSCPIEGFDKKQVTAILQNEGIINANDFGVACMVAFGYRQEDPKRPKTRQNLNEIVEWR, translated from the coding sequence ATGATAGGAACGGAGAGTAAAAAACAAGAAATTTTAAAAGCTTACCAGTTCAGACATGCTTGCAAGGCATTTGATACCAACAAAAAGGTTTCGGATGAAGATTTTCACTTTATTTTGGAGACAGGAAGATTGTCTCCAAGTTCATTTGGGTTCGAGCCGTGGAAGTTTGTCGTGATCCAGGATGCAGCGCTTCGCGAAAAATTAAAACCTGTATCCGGCGGTGCCCAGGGACAACTGCCCACTGCCAGCCATTTTGTAGTTATATTGGCCAGAAGAAAAGAAGGCTTAAGGCATGATTCGGTTCACGTGATCAAAATGATGAAAGACATTCATCATATGCCTGAAGAAGTTGTGCAAGGTCTTTCCGGTTTCTACAAATTCTTCGTAGAAAGAGAACTCGAAGATAATGACCGTCTCATTTTTGAATGGGCAAGCAAACAAACATATATAGCATTGGGAAACATGATGACAGCCGCGGCTCAAATCGGTATTGATTCCTGTCCGATCGAAGGTTTTGATAAAAAGCAGGTGACCGCTATTTTACAAAATGAGGGTATCATTAATGCCAACGATTTCGGTGTAGCCTGTATGGTCGCCTTCGGATATCGGCAAGAGGATCCCAAACGTCCGAAAACAAGACAAAATCTTAATGAGATTGTTGAGTGGCGATAA
- a CDS encoding AbrB/MazE/SpoVT family DNA-binding domain-containing protein, producing the protein MKSTGIVRKVDELGRLVIPIELRRVLDIDVKDAVEILVDEDLIILKKYSANMACSITGEVTNENKVYANGKLVLSPDGADQLLKEISLTNVHS; encoded by the coding sequence ATGAAAAGTACTGGGATTGTTCGTAAGGTTGATGAATTAGGAAGGCTTGTAATTCCAATTGAACTACGAAGAGTATTAGATATTGATGTGAAAGATGCCGTTGAAATATTGGTTGACGAGGATTTAATTATTCTCAAGAAGTATAGTGCGAATATGGCTTGTTCAATAACAGGTGAAGTTACGAATGAAAACAAGGTTTATGCAAATGGAAAACTGGTTTTAAGTCCAGATGGTGCAGATCAATTATTAAAAGAAATATCTTTAACCAATGTGCATTCATAA